A portion of the Thalassotalea sp. LPB0316 genome contains these proteins:
- a CDS encoding threonine/serine exporter family protein yields the protein MTELLLALVEDAVFSAIAAVGFAMAFNVPPKILPLCALAGAIAHSLRTALIFMGWGIEWSSLVAASLVGLIGVYWSRKYIVPRPVFAIASVIPLFPGTYAFKTFIGLFSIHKLGYSIEMMSMVVENGLSTLFILMALCFGLALPSIVIYRFRPIV from the coding sequence ATGACTGAATTATTACTCGCACTGGTTGAAGATGCCGTGTTTTCGGCAATTGCTGCTGTTGGCTTTGCCATGGCGTTTAATGTACCACCTAAAATTCTTCCTTTGTGTGCATTAGCAGGGGCAATCGCTCATAGCTTGCGAACCGCGCTAATCTTTATGGGGTGGGGGATAGAGTGGTCTAGTTTAGTGGCAGCGTCACTCGTTGGTTTGATTGGCGTGTATTGGTCGCGCAAGTATATTGTACCTAGGCCTGTGTTTGCTATCGCGTCGGTAATTCCTTTATTTCCAGGTACTTATGCTTTTAAAACCTTTATTGGCTTGTTTAGCATTCACAAACTTGGCTACAGCATCGAGATGATGTCGATGGTCGTGGAAAATGGCTTATCCACGTTATTTATTTTAATGGCTTTATGCTTTGGTTTAGCATTGCCATCAATTGTGATTTATCGTTTTAGGCCGATAGTATAA
- a CDS encoding DEAD/DEAH box helicase — protein sequence MTFSSLELSPEILQAIEEKGYKTPSPIQAQAIPKILLGKDVMAAAQTGTGKTASFVLPILQQLQQSKQRVKHNHTKVLVLTPTRELAAQVGENVETYAKHLKVSSTVVYGGVKINPQMMRLRNGVDILVATPGRLLDLFEQNAIKFDELTTLVLDEADRMLDMGFIRDIRNIIKLLPTKRQTLLFSATFSPEIKELAKGVVVKPTEISVTPDNATASTIEHWLVPTDKKKKPALLAHLIKQEKWQQVLVFSRTKHGANRLVRFLESQEIEALAIHGNKSQGARNRALQAFKDKTIQALVATDIASRGIDISQLPIVVNVDLPNVQEDYVHRIGRTGRAGVDGQAISLVSADEIDQLQDIEYVIQQHIERREIDGFIPHNPLPESRAIKPYKKKKPKKPKKPKVSDSAKSQNSDKQNAVKSLPKKQKPNKPQHNKSRSTDNQSQPKANKKPAGSANKNRKHWRKKPNKASSSNS from the coding sequence ATGACATTTTCTTCACTCGAACTCTCTCCTGAAATTTTACAAGCGATTGAAGAAAAGGGTTATAAAACGCCATCGCCTATTCAAGCACAAGCAATTCCGAAAATTTTATTGGGTAAAGACGTTATGGCGGCGGCGCAAACAGGCACCGGTAAAACCGCCAGTTTTGTTTTGCCAATTCTTCAGCAATTACAGCAAAGTAAGCAGCGCGTAAAGCACAATCACACTAAGGTTTTGGTATTAACGCCAACGCGTGAGCTTGCCGCGCAAGTTGGTGAAAATGTTGAAACTTATGCCAAACACCTAAAGGTATCAAGCACTGTGGTTTATGGCGGTGTGAAAATTAACCCTCAAATGATGCGCTTGCGCAATGGGGTTGATATTTTAGTGGCAACACCGGGCCGTTTACTCGATTTATTTGAACAAAACGCGATTAAGTTTGATGAATTAACAACACTGGTATTAGATGAAGCCGATCGCATGTTAGATATGGGCTTTATTCGCGATATTCGTAATATCATTAAACTCCTGCCAACAAAACGCCAAACCTTATTGTTTTCGGCAACCTTTTCGCCAGAGATCAAAGAGTTGGCCAAAGGTGTTGTGGTAAAGCCAACTGAAATTTCAGTTACACCTGACAATGCGACAGCATCTACGATTGAGCACTGGTTAGTACCAACTGATAAAAAGAAAAAACCGGCACTACTTGCCCATTTGATCAAGCAGGAAAAGTGGCAACAGGTGTTAGTTTTTAGCCGCACTAAACACGGCGCCAATCGCTTGGTTCGCTTTTTAGAAAGCCAAGAAATTGAAGCGCTCGCCATTCACGGTAATAAAAGCCAAGGTGCGAGAAATAGAGCGTTACAGGCATTTAAAGATAAAACGATTCAGGCTTTAGTGGCCACGGACATTGCTTCTCGTGGCATTGATATTAGCCAATTGCCAATTGTTGTAAATGTTGATTTACCTAACGTTCAAGAAGACTATGTTCACCGAATTGGTCGAACGGGACGCGCAGGCGTTGATGGTCAAGCGATTTCTCTGGTAAGCGCAGATGAAATAGACCAACTTCAAGACATTGAATACGTGATCCAACAACATATTGAGCGCAGAGAAATTGATGGTTTCATCCCTCATAACCCGTTGCCTGAATCACGTGCTATCAAACCCTATAAGAAGAAAAAGCCGAAAAAACCAAAAAAGCCAAAAGTTAGTGATTCAGCGAAATCACAAAACAGCGACAAGCAAAACGCAGTTAAATCGTTACCGAAAAAGCAAAAGCCCAATAAGCCACAACACAATAAGAGCCGTTCGACTGACAATCAATCGCAACCTAAGGCGAATAAAAAACCAGCGGGCTCGGCTAATAAAAATCGCAAGCACTGGCGAAAAAAGCCCAATAAAGCTTCATCTTCAAATTCATAG
- a CDS encoding efflux RND transporter permease subunit, with protein MFNRIIDWSINNRLLVLIALLALIASAVITIPKLNLDAFPDVTNVQVAVNTESPGLAAEEVEQLITYPIEAVMYALPDVEQVRSISKTGLSGVTVVFKEGTDIYFARQLVFERLQAAKELIPAGVGTPEMGPNTSGLGQVFQYLLISDDTSKYDSMALRSLNDWIIKLLIMPVDGVTDVLSFGGNVRQYQVNVDPSKLLSYELTQEDVVSALENNNANVGGWYMNRGQEQLVIRGTGWFESGEKGIENIQQVPVKTLNGVVVTVSDVANVELGAEIRQGAVTMTRKTDNGNVENLGEVVSGIVLKRMGSNTKATIDGINARTKLINQALPEGVRFEPFYDQADLIEKAVATVVEALTLAFIFITVVLALFLMNLRATFLVLISIPISIGIALMVMAWLGISANLMSLGGIAVAIGMLVDGSVVMVENMFKHLNRQIESESADESIEAKQKLKLAGKEVARPIFFAASIILVVFTPLFSFEGVEAKLFQPMAISIMLAVVSAIVVALFIVPALATFMFKRGVKERESLILKPIDILYRKLLKIALRQTKLVVFVSIALVASAAAIIPQIGTEFVPELEEGTINLRVTLAPSSSLETALSVAPILEEKLMAFPEVTYALSRIGRAEIGGDPEPVNNIEIYIGLKPVSEWTNASNRYELQDQMERSLEEFPGLLLNFSQPIATRVDELLSGVKAQLAIKLFGSDLQVLANKGREIEAAIKSIEGAKDVALEQIAGEAQLVIAPNRLELSRYGLSVGDVMEVVKDGIGGVEAGQIINGNERYDIYVRLDKEFRANSEAIADIRLQSPTGAWVRIGDVASVSFESGPPQVRRDDVQRRVVIQANVQGRDMGGVVEGIQAKIASKVELPAGYSVSIGGQFESQQRAQQRLSIVVPLSLALIALLLYFAFGSVGQAMLILLNVPLAVIGGVFSLYVSGQYLSVPSSVGFITLFGVAVLNGVVMVESINQRIKDGLAISEAVFDGATSRLRPVLMTAITSALGLIPMLMSNGVGSEIQRPLASVIVGGLITVTLLTLFVVPSLYKLFSKEKIKELVS; from the coding sequence ATGTTTAATCGAATTATTGATTGGTCTATTAACAATAGATTGCTCGTGCTGATCGCACTACTTGCATTGATAGCAAGTGCTGTTATCACCATACCTAAGTTGAATTTAGATGCGTTCCCAGACGTTACAAACGTGCAAGTTGCTGTTAATACCGAATCGCCAGGTTTAGCCGCAGAAGAAGTAGAGCAACTTATCACATACCCAATTGAAGCTGTAATGTACGCATTACCAGATGTAGAACAAGTGCGCTCTATTTCAAAAACAGGTTTGTCGGGTGTCACGGTAGTCTTTAAAGAAGGTACGGATATATATTTTGCAAGACAATTGGTATTTGAACGCCTACAGGCTGCAAAAGAACTCATACCTGCTGGGGTTGGGACACCAGAGATGGGGCCAAACACTTCCGGCTTAGGACAGGTGTTTCAATATTTGCTGATATCAGATGACACAAGTAAGTATGACTCAATGGCGCTTAGAAGTCTGAATGACTGGATCATTAAACTGCTAATAATGCCTGTAGACGGTGTAACAGATGTACTGTCATTCGGCGGGAACGTCCGTCAATATCAAGTTAATGTCGATCCGTCCAAATTACTATCCTACGAGTTAACCCAAGAGGACGTGGTATCCGCGCTTGAAAATAACAACGCCAATGTCGGTGGCTGGTACATGAATCGCGGCCAAGAACAGCTTGTTATTCGTGGTACTGGTTGGTTCGAAAGTGGTGAAAAAGGTATTGAGAATATTCAACAGGTGCCTGTTAAAACACTTAATGGTGTCGTTGTTACTGTTTCGGATGTCGCCAACGTAGAGCTTGGTGCTGAGATCAGGCAAGGTGCTGTCACTATGACCCGCAAAACGGACAATGGCAATGTTGAGAATTTAGGTGAAGTGGTCTCTGGCATTGTATTAAAACGCATGGGATCAAATACCAAAGCGACGATAGATGGTATTAATGCTAGAACAAAGCTTATCAATCAGGCGTTACCAGAAGGTGTGCGATTTGAGCCTTTTTATGATCAAGCTGACTTAATTGAAAAAGCTGTTGCAACCGTGGTTGAAGCCCTTACTTTGGCTTTTATTTTTATCACTGTTGTACTCGCCTTATTTTTAATGAATTTAAGAGCTACGTTTCTAGTGCTTATCTCAATTCCAATTTCTATTGGAATTGCATTAATGGTAATGGCTTGGTTAGGCATTTCAGCCAACCTGATGTCGCTTGGCGGTATCGCCGTGGCTATTGGCATGTTAGTCGATGGCTCAGTTGTTATGGTTGAAAATATGTTTAAACACCTAAACAGACAAATAGAAAGCGAAAGTGCTGATGAAAGTATTGAAGCTAAACAAAAGTTAAAATTGGCAGGCAAAGAAGTTGCTCGCCCTATCTTTTTTGCAGCTTCAATTATTCTCGTTGTTTTTACGCCACTGTTTAGTTTCGAAGGTGTTGAAGCAAAGCTATTTCAGCCAATGGCTATCAGCATTATGTTAGCGGTTGTGTCAGCTATTGTAGTTGCTTTGTTTATTGTTCCTGCACTTGCCACTTTTATGTTTAAGCGAGGGGTGAAAGAAAGGGAAAGTTTGATTTTAAAACCTATCGATATTTTGTATCGAAAGTTATTGAAAATCGCATTAAGGCAAACCAAGCTTGTTGTTTTTGTGTCAATAGCTCTAGTCGCTTCAGCAGCGGCAATAATTCCACAAATTGGAACAGAGTTCGTGCCAGAGTTAGAAGAAGGAACCATTAACCTGAGGGTAACGTTAGCGCCTTCTTCAAGTTTGGAAACAGCGCTATCTGTTGCTCCAATACTAGAAGAAAAGTTGATGGCATTCCCTGAAGTGACTTACGCGCTAAGCCGCATTGGTCGAGCAGAAATTGGCGGCGACCCAGAGCCTGTGAACAACATTGAAATTTACATTGGTCTTAAGCCTGTTTCAGAATGGACAAATGCCTCTAATCGTTATGAGCTGCAAGATCAAATGGAACGCTCATTAGAAGAGTTTCCGGGATTGTTACTAAATTTCTCTCAGCCTATTGCTACTCGTGTAGATGAGTTGTTATCAGGGGTTAAAGCACAACTTGCCATTAAATTATTTGGCTCTGATTTACAGGTGCTAGCAAATAAAGGGCGAGAAATTGAAGCTGCGATTAAGTCAATTGAGGGTGCAAAAGACGTTGCACTTGAGCAGATTGCAGGTGAAGCACAACTTGTTATCGCTCCTAATAGACTTGAGCTTTCTCGATATGGTTTATCAGTTGGTGATGTCATGGAAGTGGTTAAAGACGGTATTGGTGGCGTTGAAGCTGGACAAATTATCAATGGTAACGAACGTTATGATATTTACGTGCGCTTAGATAAAGAATTTAGAGCGAATAGTGAAGCAATTGCCGATATTAGACTGCAATCTCCTACAGGGGCTTGGGTGCGAATTGGTGATGTAGCTTCTGTGTCTTTTGAGTCAGGCCCTCCACAGGTCAGGCGAGATGATGTACAGCGTCGAGTGGTTATTCAAGCTAACGTCCAAGGCCGTGACATGGGAGGTGTGGTTGAAGGTATTCAAGCAAAGATAGCATCAAAAGTAGAATTGCCAGCAGGTTATTCGGTGTCGATTGGTGGGCAATTCGAAAGTCAGCAGCGTGCGCAGCAGCGTCTTTCTATTGTCGTACCGTTGTCATTGGCTTTGATAGCTTTACTCCTTTATTTTGCATTTGGTTCAGTAGGACAAGCGATGCTGATCTTACTTAATGTTCCATTAGCTGTTATTGGTGGTGTATTTTCACTATACGTTTCGGGTCAGTACCTATCAGTTCCAAGCTCTGTTGGCTTTATTACCTTATTTGGCGTGGCGGTACTTAATGGTGTAGTAATGGTGGAAAGCATCAATCAACGAATCAAAGATGGGCTAGCAATATCAGAAGCTGTATTTGATGGTGCGACTTCACGGTTGCGCCCTGTGCTTATGACTGCTATCACATCAGCGTTGGGTCTAATACCTATGTTAATGTCAAATGGAGTTGGCTCTGAAATTCAACGACCACTTGCTAGTGTCATTGTTGGTGGCTTAATCACAGTAACGCTACTTACGTTGTTTGTAGTACCAAGCTTATACAAGCTCTTTTCTAAAGAAAAAATAAAAGAGTTAGTGTCATAG
- a CDS encoding M28 family peptidase — protein sequence MSKYNKLIVKYGFISVLLTGALPAISQVVPQSEQPVLRDIQKAVSSERLKTDVTKLVSFGTRHTLSETKSDSRGIGAARRWIKDEFDQISKACGGCLEVVYQRKTISGEKRIPEPTEVVNVVAIQRGSIDPNRYIVMSGDIDSRVSDPLDYTSDSPGANDNATGVAGVIEAARVLSQYQFDGTIVYAALSGEEQGLFGGKIMAEIALEEKWRVEGVINNDMIGNIAGINGVINNTTARVFSEGVRFVETPEEARLRRFTGGEVDSPSRNLARYIDVIADKYIPNLDTMMVYRLDRFGRGGHHRPFNEVGFPAVRIMETNEHYDRQHQDIRIENGRAYGDVLSGVDFAFNAKLTSLNAVSLASLAWAPAPPAQVKIKGAVQPSTTLSWQKLTGEQAKNLAGYRIHWRLTTEPTWTKSQYVGNVDSFTLENVVIDNYFFGVSSVSKDGFESPVVFPGPAGSFGGYE from the coding sequence ATGTCAAAATATAACAAACTAATTGTTAAATATGGTTTTATTAGTGTGCTACTCACCGGCGCGTTACCAGCTATTAGTCAAGTAGTACCACAGAGTGAACAACCAGTGCTGCGCGATATCCAAAAAGCGGTCAGCAGTGAGCGATTAAAAACAGATGTAACAAAGCTCGTGAGTTTTGGCACGCGTCATACATTATCTGAAACAAAATCAGACAGCCGAGGTATTGGCGCAGCAAGACGTTGGATCAAAGACGAATTTGACCAAATTTCTAAAGCTTGTGGTGGTTGTTTAGAAGTGGTTTATCAGCGCAAGACAATCTCGGGAGAAAAGCGTATCCCTGAGCCGACTGAAGTGGTCAATGTTGTCGCGATTCAGCGCGGTAGTATTGATCCTAATCGTTACATTGTGATGTCGGGAGATATTGACTCTCGTGTTTCAGATCCGCTTGATTATACGTCAGATTCGCCAGGTGCTAATGATAACGCGACAGGAGTTGCTGGCGTTATTGAAGCGGCTCGTGTCTTATCGCAATACCAATTTGACGGCACGATTGTTTATGCTGCGCTATCGGGCGAAGAGCAGGGCTTATTTGGCGGTAAAATCATGGCGGAAATTGCCCTTGAAGAAAAGTGGCGAGTAGAAGGTGTCATCAACAACGACATGATTGGCAATATTGCCGGTATTAATGGTGTTATCAACAACACCACGGCACGGGTATTTTCTGAAGGGGTTCGTTTTGTTGAAACACCAGAAGAAGCGCGTTTAAGGCGTTTTACTGGCGGTGAAGTTGACTCGCCGTCGCGCAATTTAGCTCGCTATATTGATGTGATTGCCGACAAGTACATTCCAAATTTAGATACCATGATGGTCTATCGCCTCGATAGGTTTGGCCGTGGTGGTCATCACCGTCCGTTTAATGAAGTAGGCTTTCCTGCGGTTCGCATTATGGAAACCAATGAACACTACGACAGACAACACCAAGATATTAGAATTGAAAATGGTAGAGCCTATGGCGATGTACTATCAGGCGTCGATTTTGCCTTTAACGCTAAACTCACGTCACTTAATGCGGTCAGTTTAGCCTCTTTGGCATGGGCGCCGGCGCCACCTGCCCAAGTGAAAATCAAAGGGGCAGTGCAACCTTCGACCACCTTAAGTTGGCAAAAACTAACGGGTGAACAAGCTAAAAACCTTGCCGGTTATCGCATTCACTGGCGCTTAACTACTGAGCCGACATGGACAAAAAGTCAGTATGTTGGCAATGTTGATAGTTTTACCTTAGAAAATGTTGTGATTGATAATTATTTTTTCGGTGTTAGTAGTGTCTCAAAAGATGGCTTTGAATCACCTGTGGTATTTCCGGGGCCAGCAGGTTCATTTGGTGGTTATGAGTAA
- a CDS encoding threonine/serine ThrE exporter family protein — protein MTTPALCDQQQSTIVTHVVETGMRLMQHGAESKFVEQTLMRLGIALGLDSVEVGITANALLVTGIVNQCCVTSSRRFYDRGINMYVVSEIQRVTIRVEKKQLNLAQSIKLMRQIKPLKYNRYLVMVMIGLSCASLSRLFGGDSWVFVLTFIASTSAMFVRQSLAHRHHNPFLIFMISAFVATTIASIGVRFQLGNQPELIMAASVLLLVPGFPLINAVFDMVKGYVINGMTRWIIASLLTISAAAGIALSMTITGIQGWL, from the coding sequence TTGACCACCCCCGCGCTTTGTGATCAGCAACAATCAACCATTGTCACCCATGTTGTTGAAACGGGTATGCGCTTAATGCAACACGGCGCTGAGAGCAAATTTGTTGAACAAACCTTGATGCGCTTAGGTATCGCGCTAGGTCTTGATAGTGTTGAGGTCGGTATCACCGCCAATGCACTGCTTGTTACTGGTATAGTAAACCAGTGCTGTGTTACCAGTTCACGGCGTTTTTATGATCGCGGCATCAATATGTATGTGGTCAGCGAAATTCAACGAGTAACCATTCGCGTAGAAAAGAAGCAACTCAATTTAGCACAATCGATCAAACTAATGCGACAAATTAAACCATTAAAGTACAACCGTTATTTAGTGATGGTGATGATTGGCTTGTCGTGTGCTAGTTTGAGTCGGCTATTCGGTGGCGACAGTTGGGTTTTTGTACTGACTTTTATTGCATCAACCTCGGCGATGTTTGTTCGTCAAAGCTTGGCTCATCGTCACCACAACCCTTTTTTGATTTTTATGATATCTGCCTTTGTAGCAACTACTATTGCATCAATTGGTGTTCGTTTTCAGTTGGGTAATCAACCTGAATTAATTATGGCCGCTTCGGTATTGCTATTAGTACCGGGCTTTCCACTGATCAATGCGGTTTTCGACATGGTGAAAGGTTATGTGATCAATGGCATGACTCGCTGGATCATCGCTAGCTTACTAACAATTTCAGCCGCTGCAGGCATCGCATTATCGATGACTATTACAGGTATTCAAGGGTGGTTGTAA
- a CDS encoding HdeD family acid-resistance protein, translated as METQELLRPVAKVAGKVKTLGIVVLLLGIVALLAPNFTGMSISVLVGFILLLSGIGRTLFAWLSLGWGSTLLKAFMGIITCLAGGYMIFNPDQGARALAIVLTFYLFVDGIGAMVFAARLPPVAGGAWMMVGALASVLAGIFMWMQWPASGDLAVGLLIGIKLCIDGIELIGIGKTAEELAGS; from the coding sequence ATGGAAACACAAGAATTGCTTCGTCCAGTTGCTAAAGTCGCGGGCAAGGTAAAAACGCTAGGTATCGTTGTTTTATTGTTAGGTATAGTGGCGTTACTTGCTCCTAACTTCACAGGCATGAGTATCAGTGTTTTGGTTGGCTTTATCCTGTTACTTAGCGGTATTGGGCGTACTTTATTTGCTTGGCTGTCGCTTGGTTGGGGTTCTACCTTGTTAAAAGCATTTATGGGGATAATAACGTGCCTTGCTGGTGGTTACATGATTTTTAACCCCGACCAAGGTGCGAGAGCATTAGCTATAGTGCTGACTTTTTACCTTTTCGTTGATGGCATCGGTGCTATGGTGTTTGCTGCACGACTCCCCCCTGTTGCTGGCGGCGCGTGGATGATGGTCGGGGCTCTAGCCAGTGTATTAGCAGGTATTTTCATGTGGATGCAATGGCCTGCTTCTGGAGATTTAGCTGTAGGCCTACTCATTGGTATTAAATTATGTATCGATGGTATTGAGTTGATCGGGATCGGTAAAACCGCAGAAGAACTTGCAGGTAGTTAG
- the cobA gene encoding uroporphyrinogen-III C-methyltransferase, translating into MSKLPSAEHKQAFIAGEVALVGAGPGDVDLLTLQAFRFISQAQVVIYDRLVSDEIMALVPKECERIYVGKKQAVHRVPQQGINQLLVDYAKQNKRVVRLKGGDPFVFGRGGEEAQFCLANNVAVHIVPGMTAASACSSYVGIPLTHRNVARSCTFITGHIQENGELDLPWQTLNDKQQTVVFYMGVKSLPIIIDQITQAGRDITTPAALIRKGTQPDQQVFKGTLANLVELVEQHQVKPPTLIMIGDVVNTFDGEHLNGLGYLTP; encoded by the coding sequence ATGAGCAAGCTCCCCAGTGCTGAGCACAAACAGGCGTTTATTGCCGGTGAAGTCGCCTTAGTTGGTGCTGGTCCGGGTGATGTTGACCTATTAACACTTCAAGCATTTCGCTTTATTTCACAAGCTCAGGTGGTCATTTATGATCGCTTAGTCAGTGATGAAATTATGGCATTAGTACCCAAGGAGTGCGAGCGTATCTACGTTGGCAAAAAACAAGCCGTGCACCGTGTTCCTCAACAGGGTATTAATCAGTTACTGGTTGATTATGCTAAGCAAAACAAACGTGTCGTTAGATTAAAAGGGGGCGATCCCTTTGTTTTTGGTCGCGGAGGTGAAGAAGCGCAGTTCTGTTTAGCTAATAATGTTGCCGTCCATATTGTGCCTGGTATGACAGCCGCATCAGCGTGTTCAAGCTATGTTGGTATTCCACTTACCCATCGCAATGTTGCCCGCTCTTGCACTTTTATCACTGGCCATATTCAAGAAAACGGTGAACTCGATTTACCGTGGCAAACCTTAAACGACAAACAGCAAACCGTTGTTTTTTACATGGGGGTAAAAAGCCTGCCCATTATTATCGACCAAATTACCCAAGCGGGTCGTGACATTACAACGCCAGCAGCGTTAATTCGCAAAGGTACCCAACCCGATCAGCAAGTATTTAAAGGCACGTTAGCAAACTTAGTTGAGTTAGTTGAACAACATCAAGTCAAACCGCCAACTCTGATCATGATTGGCGATGTGGTAAACACCTTTGATGGCGAACACCTCAATGGTCTGGGCTATTTAACACCCTAG
- a CDS encoding M24 family metallopeptidase — MSKIIATSLFIFAFSVPALADWQPLPLRERAQVIDSITEQRITTLLPRLMKQHGVDMWLIISREYNEDPIIKTMLPATWHSARRRTILAFINTPEEGLKALAIAPYKVGIVFERAWDKKNQPNQWQALNDVINLYKPRNIALNESEYWGHADGLNVTDKRELIDALPKAYHHKLVSAEPLAIAWLETRIEPELEIMEQLVAQAHAIIAEGFSSKTIEVGKTTTEDMQWWFREKVLSLNLQTWFHPTVAIQRSDAAKFDHEDSFTNGYGEQVIQAGDLLHVDFGLSYLRLNTDTQQHAYVLKQGERQAPNYLVNALQKANLLQDIFTQEFAEGRTGNQVLKSSLNKAKAKGLKPTIYTHPLGYHGHGAGTTIGMWDQQNGVVGTGDYPLHYQTAYSIELNNAVYLNAWQKEIRIMLEENAYFDESGIRYFDGRQTELLLIENN, encoded by the coding sequence ATGAGCAAAATAATTGCAACATCGCTCTTTATCTTCGCTTTTTCGGTGCCAGCATTGGCTGACTGGCAACCACTGCCATTAAGAGAGCGCGCACAAGTAATAGACAGCATTACCGAGCAGCGAATAACAACACTGCTACCGAGGTTAATGAAACAACACGGCGTCGATATGTGGCTGATTATTTCGCGGGAATACAATGAAGATCCCATTATTAAAACGATGTTACCAGCCACTTGGCACTCAGCGCGCCGCCGTACCATACTCGCGTTTATTAATACGCCTGAAGAAGGCTTAAAAGCCTTGGCAATCGCGCCTTATAAAGTGGGTATTGTCTTTGAGCGAGCATGGGATAAGAAAAATCAGCCAAACCAATGGCAGGCACTCAATGATGTGATTAATCTGTACAAGCCAAGAAATATCGCCCTAAATGAGTCTGAGTATTGGGGCCATGCTGACGGCCTAAACGTGACGGATAAACGCGAGCTGATAGATGCTTTACCTAAAGCGTATCATCACAAATTAGTTAGCGCCGAGCCTTTGGCTATCGCTTGGTTAGAGACTCGGATTGAACCAGAGCTGGAAATCATGGAACAGTTAGTCGCCCAAGCACACGCGATTATCGCTGAAGGCTTTTCAAGTAAAACTATTGAAGTCGGTAAAACCACCACTGAAGATATGCAATGGTGGTTTAGAGAAAAAGTCTTATCGCTCAACTTACAAACTTGGTTTCACCCGACAGTTGCCATTCAGCGCAGTGACGCCGCTAAATTTGATCACGAAGATAGCTTTACCAATGGTTATGGTGAGCAAGTCATTCAAGCGGGAGACTTGCTTCATGTAGATTTTGGTTTGAGTTACCTTCGGTTAAACACGGATACCCAACAACACGCCTATGTACTTAAACAAGGTGAGCGGCAAGCGCCTAATTATTTGGTTAATGCCCTGCAAAAAGCCAATTTACTCCAAGATATCTTCACGCAAGAGTTTGCTGAAGGTAGAACGGGTAATCAGGTGCTTAAATCATCACTAAATAAAGCCAAAGCGAAAGGGTTGAAACCTACCATATACACACATCCACTGGGCTATCATGGCCATGGTGCAGGGACGACAATAGGCATGTGGGATCAGCAAAACGGTGTTGTTGGCACAGGCGATTACCCCTTGCATTATCAAACGGCTTATTCAATCGAGCTTAACAATGCGGTTTACCTCAATGCTTGGCAAAAAGAAATTCGGATTATGTTAGAAGAAAATGCTTACTTCGATGAGAGCGGCATACGCTACTTTGACGGCAGGCAAACTGAGCTTTTACTCATTGAAAATAACTAA